Part of the Xiphophorus maculatus strain JP 163 A chromosome 3, X_maculatus-5.0-male, whole genome shotgun sequence genome, GCTGATCGCTTCacatctggaaaagaaaatgagaaagtattttaattaaaaacttgtATTATACATTATTTACCCTGGACACTTCTTGGTATTGAGgcagaaaaatggaaagagagCTTTAAAGATTGATTACTCAGACCACCAGTCCgtacatgattaaaaaaaaaataatcatgaagCTATCATCAATGGACTAACATCGGTAAAAAGTATGCATGTTACTACCAGTGGGTCTGGTAATAATTCATTATTTAGGGTTATTATTTAcgaaataaaaatctactgATTTTCTTTGTACGCTATTATTAGTCTATGCAAAGTCATaagttgacaaaaataaaataacttttatccTGATATTAGGACCAACAGTaatgttcatttgaaaaaaaaaaaaaaatactgaacatATCTTGTTCCATAGTAGAATATTCCGTTACTGCTTTTAACGGTGATATGATGATTTGCTGTAACAAACAGGACACTGAGGCTGTTTGCACTGCTTAGAAGTATAGATCTGGCATCAAATGTtcattattgaacatttttaataagcTTTTTTGGGATCTTTTTGAGAGGTTTCAACGTGAATCTAAAATTATGTAGTGATCTTAATTTTGAACCTAGATTCATGACCATAATATCATGGTCATGCATGCATGGtcataaataacaaaaagttgGTTCAATATTCTTTtgcgtttttgttttgttttaataaataatccaTTATTTTGCTAAAATACTTACCAATATGTTTTTACGCATGTAACTAAATTCTAGTTAATTTGAATTACTCTGCACCAAAATGTCCATGAAACTTACATGTTTTAATTTGGGTCTGTTCAGTGAAGGGCGGCTTCAGAAAAGCTTCcttaaaaaaccaaacaacgTTTACAAGCCACAGGAAAGGAAGAAGAGCAAAACCAcctgaaaacacaagaaaacacaagTATTTAAAGGTATAGGAAACCAAATCATGCTATGACACGACTACATTACTCCTGGACTTAATATGTAATCCACCCTTCCCGTTTCCATGTTTGGGCTCCATAACGGAGATTACAGCAATTACAACTGCTATATATTGACAAGTAAAGCTGCTTGCATTCCTATCAAATATGTCTTACCCAAGTAATATTTCCTACAAAGGGTGAGTTTCTCTTCGTTGGGAAGTCGTTCCAGGTTCATGGTAAACGCACAGTGGTCCTGCTGAAGGAAGAAACAAAGTTCCAAGGAGATGTTTAGAGCTAGCTCCACTTTGGTATagctaacagaaataaaacttgagAAAACTGAACATGGCAATATTAGCTAAGTTTAAAAGATGACTAGCCACTGAATTAGCAAAGCAAACCAGCTTTATCAAAGACCTTGAGCGTAATACATATACTAGAGAACCTTGTTTAGAAATGTACTAAACCACTGTCAAGTGACTTGAAATAGCCTCAGGTAAtgttagcattttgctaacagTTACGTCACCTTCGGAAAAAAAACGACCGTAATCCACTTTGGCAGCgtcttttaaatcatgttaaaCATAcattaacaatatttttgataatAACGTCCTGTCATACCTACAGTCTCCAAGGCTAACTCTTGAAAATGAGAACCGAGTAAATAAACACTTCCTCAATCCCCTCTTCTTCGTCGTTTTCCTTATCacctttcttctgttttgagtAGTCACAAGTCAGTGTTAGAATTAATACTACCACCTAGTGTACAGATGaaggagacacacacacacaatggagGTTTGTTCCcaaatttagaaatataatgagaaaatgtcaaataccTGTAAGGggagaaaaacattaacttttggAGActagattatttaatttaaatgtagagggaaaaaaacagattttatcttTCAAAAACGTTTTACAACTAGTATACCATTTCATACATTCTCCGCAGAATTTAAATTTGTATGTCTCTTTGATGGAAATTCCGACCAACCTGGAATGTCACATATTTCCCGGAATACTAGATATTGAGGGTCTGAGACTCATGAGTGTTCTTGGAAGGAGGACAAATGTTTACACCAATAAAAGGTGTAGACGTTTTATTAGTGTAAAAACTTAccatacatttaatttattaagtacTCATTCATTTAACTTACATAATGTCTTCCTTTTACATAGTTTACATACAATTTAACAATTTCTTGTCTTAGAGTCAAATGCAGCTTCTTCATTGAACAATACAAGAGCATAACTTTTTTGATAGGCATCAAAAAAGTGAagtaaatcaaatataaaaagtaaacagtGAACTCCTTGAGGAGAATGTCAATAACCGTTTGTGACAAATGTCAGTTCATGTTATCCCATAAGTATTTATGTCATTATTAGGCCAAAAAC contains:
- the psenen gene encoding gamma-secretase subunit PEN-2 gives rise to the protein MNLERLPNEEKLTLCRKYYLGGFALLPFLWLVNVVWFFKEAFLKPPFTEQTQIKTYVKRSALGLLFWVTVLTTWITIYQHFRAQWGEVGDYLSFTIPLGTP